The Streptomyces sp. Je 1-332 genome has a window encoding:
- the glgX gene encoding glycogen debranching protein GlgX, with translation MSSAAEQEALRGGRRGTGAAAGNGKAPAVNGTSKEVRGAPRGAPPARGLPAWPGAPTPLGARYRVGPDGVAGTNFALWAGGAEAVELCLFDERGVETRTSLTELTHEIWHGFVPGVRPGQRYGYRVHGRWDPWTGARWNPAKLLLDPYARAVDGDFATHGLPPEVYGHVRDWPQQHVADTVRDDRDSAPYVPKGVVVHDDAPDDEWADDRRPKTPWADSVIYEVHVRGFTKLHPGIPEELRGTYAGLAHPAAVGHLVRLGVTAVELLPVHQFAHEDHLLRRGLKNYWGYNSIGYFAPHAAYAASGTRGEQVGEFRRMVRALHEAGIEVILDVVYNHTAEAGELGPTLSLKGIDNRGYYRVQPSDARRYADYTGCGNTLQVVQPHVLRLITDSLRYWVTEMGVDGFRFDLAAALARSFHDVDMLSPFLAVIAQDPVLRRVKLIAEPWDVGSGGYQVGAFPPLWTEWNDRYRGAVREFWRGALPDVRDLGYRLSGSSDLYAWGGRRPYASVNFVTAHDGFTLRDLVSYERKHNEANGEGNRDGSDDNRSWNCGVEGETADAGVARLRRRQLRNLLTTLLLSTGVPMLVAGDEMGRTQRGSNNAYCQDNEVSWVDWGLLDEPEWAALFELTSRLISLRHRHPVLRRRAFFSGRAHSADGLRDLAWFTARGREMTEGDWYAPAATLGMYLSGRDIPGRDARGAPVVDDSFLAVLHAGSRAASFVLPGPPWARAYEVVVDTSLEEQGDAPGTVLRAGSPVTVAARSVLLLRVRDDVAGGEG, from the coding sequence GTGTCCAGCGCAGCCGAACAGGAAGCACTCAGGGGTGGGCGGCGCGGGACGGGCGCGGCCGCGGGGAACGGCAAGGCCCCCGCCGTGAACGGGACGTCCAAGGAGGTGCGCGGGGCGCCGCGCGGTGCCCCGCCGGCGCGCGGGCTGCCCGCGTGGCCGGGGGCGCCGACGCCGCTCGGCGCGCGGTACAGAGTGGGGCCGGACGGCGTCGCCGGCACCAACTTCGCGCTGTGGGCGGGGGGTGCGGAGGCCGTCGAGCTCTGCCTGTTCGACGAGCGTGGCGTCGAGACGCGCACGTCGCTGACCGAGCTGACGCACGAGATATGGCACGGCTTCGTGCCGGGCGTCCGGCCGGGCCAGCGCTACGGCTATCGCGTGCACGGCCGCTGGGACCCGTGGACGGGGGCCCGCTGGAACCCGGCGAAGCTGCTCCTCGACCCGTACGCGCGCGCGGTGGACGGCGACTTCGCGACGCACGGGCTGCCGCCCGAGGTGTACGGGCATGTGCGGGACTGGCCCCAGCAGCACGTGGCCGACACCGTCCGGGACGACCGGGACTCGGCGCCGTACGTCCCCAAGGGTGTGGTCGTGCACGACGACGCGCCGGACGACGAGTGGGCCGACGACCGGCGCCCGAAGACGCCGTGGGCGGACTCGGTCATCTACGAGGTCCACGTACGCGGCTTCACCAAGCTGCACCCGGGGATTCCGGAGGAGCTGCGGGGTACGTACGCGGGGCTCGCACATCCGGCGGCGGTCGGCCATCTCGTACGGCTCGGGGTGACGGCGGTGGAGCTGCTGCCGGTGCACCAGTTCGCGCACGAGGACCATCTCCTGCGCCGGGGGCTCAAGAACTACTGGGGCTACAACTCGATCGGCTATTTCGCGCCGCACGCGGCGTACGCGGCGTCGGGTACGAGGGGGGAGCAGGTCGGCGAGTTCAGGCGGATGGTGCGGGCGCTGCACGAGGCCGGGATCGAGGTGATCCTGGACGTGGTCTACAACCACACGGCGGAGGCGGGGGAGCTCGGCCCGACGCTGTCGCTCAAGGGCATAGACAACCGCGGGTACTACCGGGTGCAGCCGTCGGACGCGCGGCGGTACGCGGACTACACGGGCTGCGGGAACACGCTCCAGGTGGTGCAGCCGCATGTGCTGCGGCTGATCACGGACTCCTTGCGCTACTGGGTGACCGAGATGGGGGTGGACGGTTTCCGCTTCGACCTCGCGGCGGCCCTGGCCCGCTCGTTCCATGACGTCGACATGCTGTCGCCTTTCCTCGCGGTGATCGCGCAGGACCCGGTCCTGCGGCGGGTGAAGCTGATCGCCGAGCCGTGGGACGTGGGGTCCGGCGGTTATCAGGTGGGGGCCTTTCCTCCGCTGTGGACGGAGTGGAACGACCGCTACCGAGGCGCGGTGCGGGAGTTCTGGCGGGGGGCGCTGCCCGATGTGCGGGATCTGGGGTACCGGCTCTCCGGGTCGAGTGACCTCTACGCGTGGGGCGGGCGCAGGCCGTACGCGTCGGTGAACTTCGTGACGGCGCACGACGGGTTCACGCTGCGGGACCTGGTGAGTTACGAGCGCAAGCACAACGAGGCGAACGGGGAGGGGAACAGGGACGGTTCGGACGACAACCGGTCGTGGAACTGCGGCGTGGAGGGTGAGACGGCGGACGCGGGGGTGGCGCGGCTGCGGCGGCGGCAGCTGCGCAATCTGCTGACGACGCTGCTGCTCTCGACGGGGGTGCCGATGCTGGTCGCCGGGGACGAGATGGGGCGCACGCAGCGGGGCAGCAACAACGCCTACTGCCAGGACAACGAGGTCAGTTGGGTGGACTGGGGGCTGCTGGACGAGCCGGAATGGGCGGCGCTCTTCGAGCTGACGTCCCGTCTGATCTCGTTGCGGCACCGGCATCCCGTGCTGCGGCGGCGGGCGTTCTTCTCTGGGCGTGCGCATTCGGCGGACGGGCTGCGGGATCTGGCGTGGTTCACGGCGCGCGGGAGGGAGATGACGGAGGGCGACTGGTACGCGCCTGCCGCGACGCTCGGCATGTATCTGTCCGGCCGTGACATTCCCGGGCGTGATGCCCGGGGCGCGCCGGTCGTCGACGACAGCTTCCTCGCTGTCCTGCACGCGGGGAGCCGTGCGGCGAGCTTCGTGCTGCCGGGGCCGCCGTGGGCGCGGGCGTACGAGGTGGTGGTGGACACGTCCCTGGAGGAGCAGGGGGACGCGCCGGGTACGGTGCTGCGCGCCGGCTCCCCGGTCACGGTCGCCGCGCGGTCGGTGCTGTTGCTGCGGGTGCGGGACGACGTGGCGGGGGGTGAGGGCTGA
- a CDS encoding Ig-like domain-containing protein, with protein sequence MTWAGLLAGAAGCSGDGGGVDRLMGKPRSPADAIRVTPDDGSKGVKADERLQVEVPDGRLESVKVVRVQDAQEAPVPGRIDEDGMTWKPLDEDGLALAAKYTVDAVALDGHGRRSARHTTFTTAVPDERFIAYVSPENRSTVGTGMIVSLEFNQEIENLDAVQRAISVTAKPEVDVKPHWFGRTRVDFRPEKYWKPGTKVTIGLRLRDVEAAPGVYGLQDKSFSFTVGRSQTSLVDAADRTMEVRRDGEILSTVPITAGAPKTPTYNGKMVVTEMLEVTRMNSRTVGFGGEYNIPDVPHAIRLTTSGTFLHGNYWAPNAPGNTNVSHGCVGLRDVKGGSSQTPAGWFFDRTLIGDVVEVVNSDDKKVAPDNGLGGWNMEWKDWTAPPGTKPKADPTNGR encoded by the coding sequence ATGACATGGGCAGGACTGCTGGCCGGGGCCGCGGGATGCAGCGGTGACGGCGGTGGCGTCGACCGGCTGATGGGCAAGCCACGGTCGCCCGCCGACGCGATCCGGGTGACCCCCGACGACGGCAGCAAAGGAGTCAAGGCGGACGAACGGCTCCAGGTCGAGGTCCCCGACGGACGCCTCGAATCGGTGAAGGTCGTCCGGGTGCAGGACGCGCAGGAGGCTCCGGTGCCGGGCCGCATCGACGAGGACGGCATGACCTGGAAGCCACTGGACGAGGACGGCCTCGCGCTCGCCGCGAAGTACACGGTGGACGCCGTCGCCCTCGACGGCCACGGCCGCCGCTCGGCCCGCCACACGACCTTCACGACGGCCGTCCCCGACGAGCGGTTCATCGCCTACGTGTCACCGGAGAACCGCTCCACCGTCGGCACCGGCATGATCGTCTCCCTGGAGTTCAACCAGGAGATCGAGAACCTCGACGCCGTCCAGCGCGCCATCAGCGTCACCGCGAAGCCGGAAGTCGACGTGAAACCGCACTGGTTCGGCAGGACCCGCGTGGACTTCCGCCCCGAGAAGTACTGGAAACCCGGCACGAAGGTCACCATCGGACTGCGCCTGCGCGACGTCGAGGCCGCCCCCGGCGTCTACGGCCTCCAGGACAAGAGCTTCTCGTTCACGGTCGGCCGCAGCCAGACCTCCCTGGTCGACGCCGCGGATCGCACGATGGAGGTACGCCGCGACGGCGAGATCCTCTCCACGGTGCCGATCACCGCCGGGGCCCCCAAGACCCCCACGTACAACGGGAAAATGGTGGTCACGGAGATGCTGGAGGTGACCCGGATGAACAGCCGCACCGTCGGCTTCGGCGGCGAGTACAACATCCCCGACGTCCCGCACGCGATCCGCCTGACGACCTCCGGCACCTTCCTGCACGGCAACTACTGGGCCCCGAACGCGCCGGGCAACACGAATGTCAGCCACGGCTGCGTGGGCCTGCGCGACGTGAAGGGCGGCAGTTCCCAGACCCCCGCGGGGTGGTTCTTCGACCGGACCCTGATCGGCGACGTGGTGGAAGTCGTCAACAGCGATGACAAGAAAGTCGCTCCCGACAACGGGCTCGGTGGCTGGAACATGGAGTGGAAGGACTGGACGGCGCCGCCCGGGACGAAGCCGAAGGCCGATCCCACGAACGGGCGCTGA
- a CDS encoding Ig-like domain-containing protein, with protein sequence MNGRPISGTSVGARGSARRRGTKGLFAVASGVTLLLVTACGGGGGSDSGSDGEGKAADKNAPSTAVVTIAPKDGADAVATSGALKIAADKGKLSQVKVEDSKGNPVPGKITSGGASWTPAHHLAASTKYKVHAIAKDSEGRESAKDTTFTTLTPKNTFIGQFTPEDGSKVGVGMPFSVHFNRGITEPEDVEKAIKIKTEPAVDVEPHWFGNDRIDFRPEKYWKAGTKVTVDLNLDGVEGRPGVYGEQAKTLKFTIGRSQVSTVDAKSHQMKVVRDGKQIKKIPITAGAPGTTTYNGQMVISEKLQVTRMNGETVGFGGEYDIKDVPHAMRLSTSGTFIHGNYWSGGAFGNTNASHGCIGLSDVRGGYSKKTPAGWFFENSLIGDLVVVKNSADKTIQPENGYNGWNMSWEKWKA encoded by the coding sequence GTGAACGGGCGACCGATATCGGGGACGTCGGTTGGTGCGCGGGGGAGCGCACGACGACGGGGGACCAAGGGCCTCTTTGCGGTGGCATCGGGTGTGACGCTGCTGTTGGTCACGGCATGCGGCGGGGGCGGCGGCTCGGACTCCGGCAGCGACGGCGAGGGCAAGGCGGCCGACAAGAACGCGCCGTCGACGGCGGTGGTGACCATAGCTCCGAAGGACGGCGCCGATGCGGTGGCCACCAGCGGCGCACTGAAGATAGCCGCCGACAAGGGCAAGCTCTCCCAGGTCAAGGTCGAGGACAGCAAGGGCAATCCGGTCCCGGGCAAGATCACCTCGGGCGGCGCGAGCTGGACCCCGGCGCACCACCTCGCCGCCTCCACGAAGTACAAGGTCCACGCGATAGCCAAGGACTCCGAGGGGCGTGAGTCCGCCAAGGACACCACCTTCACGACGCTGACCCCGAAGAACACCTTCATCGGGCAGTTCACGCCGGAGGACGGCTCGAAGGTCGGCGTCGGAATGCCGTTCTCCGTCCACTTCAACCGCGGGATCACCGAGCCCGAGGACGTCGAGAAGGCCATCAAGATCAAGACCGAGCCGGCCGTGGACGTCGAGCCGCACTGGTTCGGCAACGACCGCATCGACTTCCGCCCCGAGAAGTACTGGAAGGCGGGCACGAAGGTCACCGTCGACCTCAACCTCGACGGTGTCGAGGGCCGCCCCGGGGTCTACGGCGAGCAGGCCAAGACCCTGAAGTTCACCATCGGCCGCAGCCAGGTCTCCACCGTCGACGCCAAGTCGCACCAGATGAAGGTCGTCAGGGACGGCAAGCAGATCAAGAAGATCCCGATCACCGCGGGCGCCCCCGGTACGACGACGTACAACGGCCAGATGGTCATCAGCGAGAAGCTCCAGGTCACGCGCATGAACGGCGAGACCGTCGGCTTCGGCGGCGAGTACGACATCAAGGACGTCCCGCACGCGATGCGCCTGTCCACCTCGGGCACGTTCATCCACGGCAACTACTGGTCGGGCGGCGCCTTCGGCAACACGAACGCCAGCCACGGCTGCATAGGCCTGAGCGACGTGCGCGGCGGCTACAGCAAGAAGACGCCCGCCGGATGGTTCTTCGAGAACTCACTCATCGGGGACCTCGTGGTCGTGAAGAACTCCGCGGACAAGACGATCCAGCCCGAGAACGGCTACAACGGCTGGAACATGTCCTGGGAGAAGTGGAAGGCCTGA
- a CDS encoding enoyl-CoA hydratase-related protein: MTSVHLEVAEGVGTIRLDRPPMNALDIALQDRLKELAEEATRRDDVRAVIIYGGEKVFAAGADIKEMQAMDHAAMVARSRALQDSFTAVARIPKPVVAAVTGYALGGGCELALCADFRIAADNAKLGQPEILLGLIPGAGGTQRLARLVGPSKAKDLIFTGRMVKAEEALTIGLVDRVVPAAEVYEQAHQWAARLAQGPALALRAAKESVDAGLETDIDTGLAIERTWFAGLFATEDRERGMRSFVEEGPGKAKFL, encoded by the coding sequence ATGACATCTGTGCATCTCGAAGTCGCCGAAGGCGTCGGCACGATCCGCCTCGACCGCCCCCCGATGAACGCGCTCGACATCGCCCTCCAGGACCGGCTCAAGGAGCTGGCCGAAGAGGCGACCCGGCGTGACGACGTACGCGCCGTGATCATCTACGGCGGCGAGAAGGTGTTCGCCGCGGGCGCGGACATCAAGGAGATGCAGGCCATGGACCACGCGGCGATGGTCGCGCGGTCCAGGGCGCTGCAGGACTCCTTCACCGCGGTCGCCCGTATCCCCAAGCCCGTCGTCGCCGCCGTCACCGGCTACGCGCTCGGCGGCGGCTGCGAGCTGGCTCTCTGCGCCGACTTCCGCATCGCCGCCGACAACGCCAAGCTCGGCCAGCCGGAGATCCTGCTCGGCCTGATCCCCGGCGCGGGCGGCACCCAGCGGCTGGCCCGCCTGGTGGGCCCGTCCAAGGCCAAGGACCTCATCTTCACCGGCCGCATGGTCAAGGCCGAAGAGGCGCTCACCATCGGCCTGGTGGACCGGGTCGTGCCCGCCGCCGAGGTGTACGAGCAGGCGCACCAGTGGGCCGCGCGGCTCGCACAGGGGCCCGCGCTCGCGCTGCGCGCCGCCAAGGAGTCCGTGGACGCGGGCCTGGAGACGGACATCGACACCGGGCTCGCCATTGAACGCACCTGGTTCGCCGGTCTGTTCGCCACCGAGGACCGCGAGCGGGGCATGCGCAGCTTCGTCGAGGAGGGTCCAGGCAAGGCGAAGTTTCTCTGA
- a CDS encoding ATP-binding protein, whose protein sequence is MAGLEGIEQPRRHGSATAARWSPAVEDEHALKALELFGNPTDGEVPLPSRPESAAIARRLAQVVVLRHWGLSPKLTEDAVLLTSELVGNAVRHTGARVFGLRMMRRRGWIRIEVRDPSRGLPCLMPVQELDLSGRGLFLVDKLSDRWGVDLLPRGKTTWFEMRVADR, encoded by the coding sequence ATGGCGGGGCTGGAGGGTATCGAACAGCCGCGGCGACACGGGAGTGCGACCGCGGCGCGCTGGTCGCCGGCGGTTGAGGACGAACACGCGCTCAAGGCGCTCGAGTTGTTCGGCAATCCGACGGACGGAGAGGTTCCGCTGCCGTCGCGTCCGGAGTCCGCCGCCATCGCGCGCAGGCTCGCCCAGGTCGTGGTGCTCCGGCACTGGGGGCTCTCCCCGAAGCTGACCGAGGACGCGGTGCTCCTCACCTCCGAACTCGTCGGCAACGCCGTGCGGCACACCGGCGCACGCGTCTTCGGCCTGCGCATGATGCGGCGGCGCGGCTGGATCAGGATCGAGGTGCGCGACCCCTCGCGCGGCCTGCCCTGCCTGATGCCCGTCCAGGAACTCGACCTCAGTGGCCGCGGCCTCTTCCTCGTCGACAAGCTTTCCGACCGGTGGGGCGTGGACCTGCTGCCGCGCGGCAAGACGACGTGGTTCGAGATGCGGGTCGCCGACCGCTGA
- a CDS encoding polysaccharide deacetylase family protein: MTETDRRGALRTGAGLAVAGALTAGCSSFGAAPADQAAPAARYPAAKTPRAAPAPRRFPGLPDQIAHSPRGRPQVALTFHGQGDPATARSLLTIAEQADAKITVLAVGSWLDEHPELARRILDGGHDLGNHTHHHRTINALPEAEAHAEITGCAERLRRLTSSIGTWFRPSRAATATPLVARLARRAGYPHVLSYDVDSLDFTSPGAQAVTRKITSEVRPGSVVSLHFGYADTVAALPAVLEELDRRDLRAVTTTELLT; this comes from the coding sequence GTGACCGAGACCGACCGCCGTGGAGCCCTGCGCACGGGAGCCGGACTGGCCGTCGCGGGCGCGCTCACCGCAGGCTGCTCCTCCTTCGGAGCCGCCCCCGCGGACCAGGCCGCTCCCGCCGCCCGCTACCCCGCCGCGAAAACACCCCGAGCCGCCCCCGCACCCCGCCGCTTCCCCGGCCTCCCCGACCAGATCGCGCACAGCCCCCGCGGCCGGCCCCAGGTCGCCCTCACCTTCCACGGCCAGGGCGACCCGGCCACCGCACGCTCCCTGCTCACCATCGCCGAGCAGGCGGACGCGAAGATCACCGTCCTCGCCGTCGGCAGCTGGCTCGACGAACACCCCGAACTCGCCCGCCGCATCCTCGACGGCGGCCACGACCTCGGCAACCACACCCACCACCACCGCACCATCAACGCGCTGCCCGAGGCCGAAGCCCACGCGGAGATCACCGGCTGCGCCGAACGCCTGCGCCGCCTCACCAGCTCCATCGGCACCTGGTTCCGCCCCTCCAGAGCCGCGACCGCGACCCCCCTCGTCGCCCGCCTCGCCCGCCGCGCCGGCTACCCGCACGTCCTGTCGTACGACGTCGACTCCCTCGACTTCACCTCGCCCGGCGCCCAGGCCGTCACCCGCAAGATCACCTCGGAGGTGCGCCCCGGTTCCGTCGTGAGCCTGCACTTCGGGTACGCGGACACGGTCGCCGCGCTCCCCGCCGTCCTGGAAGAACTGGACCGCCGCGACCTGCGCGCGGTGACGACCACGGAGTTGCTGACCTGA
- a CDS encoding PQQ-binding-like beta-propeller repeat protein → MTLHLNLTRRTAAVVAAGAVVTAALAGCAGDARENEALSTKGVQKPAESKAPPGLPGMPPVLDPKDVYAADRPNKLSPVVKDFPSRVYVPNTNSNTVSVIDPKSYEVIDTIDVGVQPQHVVPSWDMKTLWVNNNRGHTLTPIDPKTGKAGKPVDVHDPYNLYFTPNGKYAIVMASMDRELVFRDPHTMKKVRTEPVSCYGVNHADFSADGRYFIVSCEFSGELLKVDTEKMKVVAQQKLPFEGAMPQDVKISPDGKTFYVADMMAHGMWVLSGEKFDKPKLLPTGKGTHGLYVSRDSREMYVSNRGEGTVSVFDFAKNKLTKKWKLPQGGSPDMGGVSADGNTLWLSGRYDSEVYAIDTRTGVQTARIPVGGGPHGLAVYPQPGRYSLGHTGIFR, encoded by the coding sequence ATGACCCTCCATCTGAACCTCACCCGGCGCACCGCGGCGGTCGTCGCCGCCGGTGCCGTCGTCACCGCCGCGCTCGCCGGCTGTGCCGGCGACGCCCGCGAGAACGAGGCCCTGAGCACCAAGGGCGTCCAGAAGCCCGCCGAGTCCAAGGCTCCGCCCGGACTGCCCGGCATGCCGCCCGTCCTCGACCCCAAGGACGTCTACGCGGCCGACCGCCCGAACAAACTCTCCCCGGTGGTCAAGGACTTCCCCTCCCGGGTCTACGTCCCCAACACCAACTCCAACACCGTCTCGGTCATCGACCCCAAGTCGTACGAAGTGATCGACACGATCGATGTCGGGGTCCAGCCCCAGCACGTCGTCCCCTCCTGGGACATGAAGACGCTCTGGGTCAACAACAACCGCGGGCACACGCTCACCCCCATCGACCCCAAGACCGGCAAGGCGGGCAAGCCTGTCGACGTGCACGACCCGTACAACCTCTACTTCACGCCCAACGGCAAATACGCGATCGTGATGGCGTCGATGGACCGCGAGCTCGTCTTCCGCGACCCGCACACCATGAAGAAGGTCAGGACCGAACCGGTCAGCTGCTACGGCGTCAACCACGCCGACTTCTCCGCCGACGGCCGCTACTTCATCGTCTCCTGCGAGTTCTCGGGCGAACTCCTGAAGGTCGACACCGAGAAGATGAAGGTGGTCGCCCAGCAGAAGCTGCCCTTCGAGGGCGCCATGCCGCAGGACGTGAAGATCTCGCCCGACGGCAAGACCTTCTACGTCGCCGACATGATGGCCCACGGCATGTGGGTCCTGAGCGGCGAGAAGTTCGACAAGCCGAAGCTCCTGCCGACGGGCAAGGGCACCCACGGTCTGTACGTCAGCCGGGACTCGCGCGAGATGTACGTGTCCAACCGCGGCGAGGGCACCGTCTCGGTGTTCGACTTCGCCAAGAACAAGCTCACCAAGAAGTGGAAGCTCCCCCAGGGCGGCAGCCCCGACATGGGTGGAGTGTCGGCGGACGGCAACACCCTCTGGCTGTCGGGGCGTTACGACTCCGAGGTGTACGCCATCGACACCCGCACCGGCGTCCAGACGGCCCGCATCCCCGTCGGCGGCGGCCCGCACGGCCTCGCGGTCTACCCGCAGCCCGGCCGCTACTCCCTCGGCCACACGGGGATCTTCCGCTGA
- a CDS encoding glycoside hydrolase family 25 protein, producing the protein MLKGIDVSSYQSTFETDGISFVIIKATEGRSYVNPRLTAQTKRARDGGCVVGFYHFLWPGNITAQAEYFVSKAPEKSGDLLAVDWEWTGDRTRASNAEKDRFIREVKRLRPSHKTLLYTNRDFWLNYDTTSYAGDGLWIADYVTAGKPRIQADWRIHQYTSTPLDKNVADFASEDALRDWAKP; encoded by the coding sequence GTGCTCAAAGGCATCGACGTCAGCTCGTACCAGTCCACATTCGAGACGGACGGCATCTCCTTCGTCATCATCAAGGCGACAGAGGGCCGTTCGTACGTCAACCCGAGGCTGACGGCCCAGACGAAGCGAGCACGGGACGGCGGCTGCGTGGTCGGCTTCTACCACTTCCTGTGGCCGGGGAACATCACGGCCCAGGCGGAGTACTTCGTCAGCAAAGCCCCTGAGAAGTCAGGGGACTTGCTGGCGGTGGACTGGGAGTGGACGGGGGACCGCACGCGCGCGAGCAACGCGGAGAAGGACCGGTTCATCCGGGAGGTGAAGCGGTTGCGGCCTTCTCATAAGACGTTGCTCTACACGAACCGCGACTTTTGGTTGAACTACGACACCACGTCCTACGCCGGCGACGGCCTCTGGATCGCCGACTACGTCACGGCGGGCAAGCCCCGCATCCAGGCGGACTGGCGCATCCACCAGTACACGTCGACGCCACTGGACAAGAATGTGGCGGACTTCGCCAGCGAGGACGCGCTGCGGGACTGGGCCAAGCCGTAG
- a CDS encoding NAD(P)-binding domain-containing protein, whose amino-acid sequence MDVPRGAAHRHPSAGDGAAPGPDDPLLAVRAADLPAAACGAGTAGGRANREPEYRSRSGGWLRYDTGEPTPEGSVMKIGIIGAGNIGGNLTRRLTAVGHDVSVANSRGPHTLTALVEETGAKAVTVEEAAHNAEVVVVTIPLKAVPDLPSGFLDGAAENVAVIDTGNYYPQQRDGKIAEIEEGLTESRWTERQIGHPVIKAFNGTYAHDILDKPQPKGTPGRVALPVAGDDEAAKKVVRDLLDEIGFDTVDTGGQDESWRQQPGTPVYGLAKDTEAVTKALSEASPERTAEWRA is encoded by the coding sequence GTGGATGTACCACGAGGCGCGGCGCATCGGCATCCATCCGCTGGTGACGGGGCCGCTCCTGGTCCTGACGATCCTCTTCTCGCCGTTCGGGCTGCTGATCTTCCTGCTGCTGCGTGCGGCGCGGGAACGGCGGGTGGCCGCGCGAACCGAGAGCCGGAATATCGCAGCCGATCCGGAGGTTGGCTCCGTTACGACACCGGCGAACCTACCCCGGAGGGGTCAGTCATGAAGATCGGCATCATTGGCGCGGGCAACATCGGCGGCAACCTCACCCGTCGCCTCACGGCCGTCGGTCACGACGTGTCCGTGGCGAACTCCCGCGGCCCGCACACCCTCACGGCACTCGTCGAAGAGACCGGAGCCAAGGCCGTGACGGTCGAGGAGGCCGCACACAACGCGGAGGTCGTCGTCGTGACGATCCCCCTGAAGGCCGTACCGGACCTGCCGTCCGGCTTCCTCGACGGCGCCGCCGAGAACGTCGCCGTCATCGACACCGGCAACTACTACCCGCAGCAGCGCGACGGGAAGATCGCCGAAATCGAGGAGGGCCTGACGGAGAGCCGCTGGACCGAGCGCCAAATCGGCCACCCGGTGATCAAGGCCTTCAACGGCACCTACGCCCACGACATCCTCGACAAGCCCCAGCCCAAGGGCACCCCCGGCCGCGTCGCCCTCCCGGTGGCCGGCGACGACGAGGCCGCCAAGAAGGTCGTACGCGATCTCCTCGACGAGATCGGCTTCGACACCGTCGACACGGGCGGCCAGGACGAGTCCTGGCGTCAGCAGCCGGGCACCCCGGTCTACGGCCTGGCCAAGGACACCGAAGCCGTCACCAAGGCCCTGTCCGAGGCCTCTCCCGAGCGCACGGCGGAGTGGCGCGCCTGA